Proteins found in one Paralichthys olivaceus isolate ysfri-2021 chromosome 19, ASM2471397v2, whole genome shotgun sequence genomic segment:
- the LOC109635963 gene encoding leucine-rich alpha-2-glycoprotein-like, whose protein sequence is MNALFALLCLAYFCHGALSCPALCKCYTRRAEVVCNEVPLTEFPSEGLLRNTTMLTIQLTNITSISERHLDVTPLLQELHMFSNHLQHLPPNLLRGVPHLHTLDLTGNKLAELPANVFSHAPLRSLVLKDNLIEKVDAEWLPDNSTLTWLDLSGNLIRKVPSVLLQKLPQLESLDLSNNRLEMISANSLDKLTKLERLNLQDNKLETLDASVLESSRNLTYLFLSRNKLNKIPPKLFQELTELRVLSLDDNQLSHIPPGSLDQLSSLDEDGLDLTSNPWQCDGKVEYLWRWLQKNKKKLFLPQTIICASPPSLLGRLVMSLTASELNLQS, encoded by the coding sequence ATGAACGCCCTCTTCGCTCTCCTTTGCTTGGCATACTTCTGCCATGGTGCCCTCTCCTGCCCAGCTCTTTGCAAGTGTTACACCAGAAGAGCTGAGGTGGTCTGTAACGAGGTTCCCCTGACGGAGTTCCCCTCCGAGGGTCTCCTGAGGAACACCACCATGCTCACGATCCAGTTGACCAACATCACCTCCATCTCCGAGAGGCACCTGGACGTCACGCCCCTGCTGCAGGAGCTCCACATGTTCAGCAACCACCTGCAGCATCTTCCCCCCAATCTCCTCAGGGGTGTTCCTCACCTCCACACTTTGGATCTGACGGGAAACAAACTGGCCGAGCTGCCCGCCAACGTCTTCAGCCACGCTCCACTCCGCAGCCTGGTGCTGAAGGATAATCTGATTGAGAAAGTGGATGCAGAGTGGCTTCCTGATAACAGCACTCTCACCTGGTTGGATTTATCTGGAAATCTAATAAGAAAGGTCCCAAGTGTTCTGCTCCAGAAGCTGCCGCAGCTCGAGAGTCTCGACCTCTCCAACAACCGTCTGGAGATGATCTCTGCAAACTCTCTGGACAAGCTCACCAAACTGGAGAGGCTGAACCTGCAGGACAACAAACTAGAAACCCTGGATGCATCTGTACTCGAGAGCAGCCGCAACCTCACCTACCTGTTCCTCTCTCGCAACAAGCTCAACAAGATCCCCCCAAAGCTGTTTCAGGAGCTCACTGAACTCAGGGTCCTGAGTCTGGACGACAACCAGCTGAGCCACATCCCTCCAGGTTCTCTGGACCAGCTGAGCTCCTTGGACGAGGATGGTCTGGATCTGACCTCCAACCCCTGGCAGTGTGATGGGAAGGTGGAGTACctgtggaggtggctgcagaagaacaagaagaagctGTTCCTGCCACAGACCATCATATGTGCTTCACCTCCGTCTTTATTGGGGCGGTTGGTTATGTCGCTGACTGCAAGTGAACTAAATCTTCAGTCTTAA
- the LOC109635962 gene encoding leucine-rich alpha-2-glycoprotein-like, whose product MNLWLLLTLAALAECHYSCPDLCSCSVRTTEVFCGQSSLTRFPVDGLSPNTTQLSIQSTGLAAVTAHHLSMVPLLNNLQLYHNNLTSLPPDLLKGVPRLNTLDLTGNQLVHLPPNIFSHASLHNLVLKNNRIEKVDAEWFSVNSSVRWLDLSGNLLTGIPSALLLKLPHLQSLDLSNNNLQELQPDALTNLHHLETLNLARNQLTSLKPATFSHNLKLSHLFLQENQLRDLPATLLQGLQNLEHLLLNQNRLQYLPLGFLDEGGSSFMVILSLNPWVCDEKIEFLKKWLNAHPENVFFLDEVTCAGPEALKHRQVASLTDSELGLLKLEMG is encoded by the coding sequence ATGAACTTGTGGCTGCTCCTGACTCTTGCTGCCCTGGCTGAATGCCATTACTCCTGCCCGGATCTCTGCTCCTGCTCGGTTCGTACAACAGAGGTGTTTTGTGGCCAAAGCTCCCTCACACGTTTCCCTGTCGACGGTTTGTCTCCCAACACCACCCAACTTTCCATCCAGTCCACCGGCCTCGCCGCTGTTACTGCCCATCATCTGAGCATGGTTCCCCTTTTAAACAACCTCCAGCTCTATCACAACAACCTGACAAGCCTCCCACCAGATCTGCTGAAGGGGGTTCCTCGCTTGAACACATTAGATCTCACTGGGAACCAGCTCGTTCACCTGCCTCCCAACATTTTTAGCCACGCCTCACTCCATAATCTGGTGCTGAAGAATAATCGGATAGAAAAAGTTGACGCCGAGTGGTTCTCCGTCAACAGCAGTGTGAGGTGGTTGGACTTGTCTGGGAATCTTTTAACCGGCATCCCGTCTGCTCTGCTCCTGAAGCTGCCTCATCTCCAGAGCCTTGACTTGAGCAATAACAATCTGCAGGAGCTACAACCTGACGCCCTGACAAACCTGCACCACCTGGAGACGCTGAACCTCGCCAGGAACCAGTTGACCTCCCTGAAACCTGCTACTTTCAGCCACAACCTGAAACTATCCCATCTTTTCCTGCAGGAGAATCAACTCCGAGATCTGCCAGCAACCCTCCTCCAGGGTCTCCAAAACCTTGAGCATCTGCTGCTGAATCAGAATCGGCTGCAGTATCTCCCCTTGGGTTTTCTGGATGAGGGGGGATCCTCTTTTATGGTAATCTTATCATTGAACCCCTGGGTGTGTGATGAGAAGATTGAGTTTCTGAAGAAGTGGCTGAATGCCCATCCTGAAAACGTATTCTTTCTGGACGAGGTGACCTGTGCAGGGCCCGAAGCTCTGAAACATCGACAAGTGGCATCTTTGACTGACAGCGAGCTTGGTCTTCTAAAATTAGAGATGgggtga